From Macaca fascicularis isolate 582-1 chromosome 14, T2T-MFA8v1.1, a single genomic window includes:
- the SESN3 gene encoding sestrin-3 isoform X1 yields the protein MNRGGSSPSAAANYLLCTNCRKVLRKDKRIRVSQPLTRGPSAFIPEKEVVQANTVDERTNFLVEEYSTSGRLDNITQVMSLHTQYLESFLRSQFYMLRMDGPLPLPYRHYIAIMAAARHQCSYLINMHVDEFLKTGGIAEWLNGLEYVPQRLKNLNEINKLLAHRPWLITKEHIQKLVKTGENNWSLPELVHAVVLLAHYHALASFVFGSGINPERDPEISNGFTLISVNNFCVCDLANDNNIENASLSGGNFGIVDSLSELEALMERMKRLQEEREDEEASQEEMSTRFEKEKKESLFVVSGDTFHSFPHSDFEDDMIITSDVSRYIEDPGFGYEDFARRGEEHLPTFRAQDYTWENHGFSLVNRLYSDIGHLLDEKFRMVYNLTYNTMATHEDVDTTMLRRALFNYVHCMFGIRYDDYDYGEVNQLLERSLKVYIKTVTCYPERTTKRMYDSYWRQFKHSEKVHVNLLLMEARMQAELLYALRAITRHLT from the exons GTTGTCCAAGCAAACACAGTGGATGAACGTACTAACTTTCTTGTGGAAGAATACTCTACATCCGGTCGTCTGGACAACATCACACAGGTCATGAGTTTGCACACTCAGTACCTGGAGTCTTTCTTGCGGAGCCAGTTTTACATGTTGCGCATGGATGGTCCCCTTCCTCTACCATACAGGCACTATATTGCAATAATG GCTGCAGCTAGACATCAGTGTTCTTACTTAATAAACATGCATGTGGATGAATTTTTAAAGACTGGAGGTATTGCTGAGTGGTTGAATGGTTTGGAATATGTGCCACAAAGACTGAAAAATCTTAATGAAATTAATAAGCTGCTAGCACACCGACCTTGGCTGATCACAAAAGAGCACATTCAG AAACTTGTCAAAACTGGAGAAAATAATTGGTCTCTGCCTGAACTGGTACATGCTGTGGTCCTCCTGGCACATTATCATGCTTTGGCAAGCTTTGTTTTTGGTAGTGGTATCAATCCAGAGAGAGATCCAGAAATCTCCAATGGATTCACGCTAATATCAGTCAACAATTTCTGCGTTTGTGATCTTGCTAATGACAACAACATAGAGAATGCATCTCTTTCAGGCGGCAACTTTGGG ATTGTGGATTCTCTAAGTGAGCTAGAGGCCTTAATGGAAAGGATGAAAAGACttcaagaagaaagggaagatgaAGAGGCGTCTCAGGAAGAAATGAGCACTCGTtttgaaaaggagaagaaagaaagtctTTTTGTGGTCTCTGGAGAtacttttcattcatttcctcattcag ATTTTGAGGATGACATGATTATAACATCTGATGTCTCTCGATACATTGAAGACCCTGGTTTTGGTTATGAAGACTTTGCGAGACGAGGAGAAGAGCATTTGCCAACATTCCGAGCTCAG gaCTATACCTGGGAAAATCATGGGTTCTCCCTGGTGAACAGACTTTATTCTGACATTGGACATCTTCTTGATGAAAAGTTTCGGATGGTCTACAATCTCACATATAACACTATGGCCACCCATGAGGATGTTGACACAACCATGCTGCGCAGAGCTTTATTTAACTACGTTCACTGTATGTTTGGAATCAG GTATGATGACTATGATTATGGAGAAGTTAATCAATTACTTGAAAGAAGCCTGAAGGTTTACATTAAAACAGTGACCTGCTATCCTGAGAGGACTACAAAACGCATGTATGATAGTTACTGGCGGCAGTTCAAACACTCAGAAAAG GTTCATGTCAATCTACTTTTAATGGAAGCACGAATGCAAGCTGAACTTCTCTATGCTCTTCGTGCCATAACTCGGCATTTGACCTGA
- the SESN3 gene encoding sestrin-3 isoform X2, which yields MSLHTQYLESFLRSQFYMLRMDGPLPLPYRHYIAIMAAARHQCSYLINMHVDEFLKTGGIAEWLNGLEYVPQRLKNLNEINKLLAHRPWLITKEHIQKLVKTGENNWSLPELVHAVVLLAHYHALASFVFGSGINPERDPEISNGFTLISVNNFCVCDLANDNNIENASLSGGNFGIVDSLSELEALMERMKRLQEEREDEEASQEEMSTRFEKEKKESLFVVSGDTFHSFPHSDFEDDMIITSDVSRYIEDPGFGYEDFARRGEEHLPTFRAQDYTWENHGFSLVNRLYSDIGHLLDEKFRMVYNLTYNTMATHEDVDTTMLRRALFNYVHCMFGIRYDDYDYGEVNQLLERSLKVYIKTVTCYPERTTKRMYDSYWRQFKHSEKVHVNLLLMEARMQAELLYALRAITRHLT from the exons ATGAGTTTGCACACTCAGTACCTGGAGTCTTTCTTGCGGAGCCAGTTTTACATGTTGCGCATGGATGGTCCCCTTCCTCTACCATACAGGCACTATATTGCAATAATG GCTGCAGCTAGACATCAGTGTTCTTACTTAATAAACATGCATGTGGATGAATTTTTAAAGACTGGAGGTATTGCTGAGTGGTTGAATGGTTTGGAATATGTGCCACAAAGACTGAAAAATCTTAATGAAATTAATAAGCTGCTAGCACACCGACCTTGGCTGATCACAAAAGAGCACATTCAG AAACTTGTCAAAACTGGAGAAAATAATTGGTCTCTGCCTGAACTGGTACATGCTGTGGTCCTCCTGGCACATTATCATGCTTTGGCAAGCTTTGTTTTTGGTAGTGGTATCAATCCAGAGAGAGATCCAGAAATCTCCAATGGATTCACGCTAATATCAGTCAACAATTTCTGCGTTTGTGATCTTGCTAATGACAACAACATAGAGAATGCATCTCTTTCAGGCGGCAACTTTGGG ATTGTGGATTCTCTAAGTGAGCTAGAGGCCTTAATGGAAAGGATGAAAAGACttcaagaagaaagggaagatgaAGAGGCGTCTCAGGAAGAAATGAGCACTCGTtttgaaaaggagaagaaagaaagtctTTTTGTGGTCTCTGGAGAtacttttcattcatttcctcattcag ATTTTGAGGATGACATGATTATAACATCTGATGTCTCTCGATACATTGAAGACCCTGGTTTTGGTTATGAAGACTTTGCGAGACGAGGAGAAGAGCATTTGCCAACATTCCGAGCTCAG gaCTATACCTGGGAAAATCATGGGTTCTCCCTGGTGAACAGACTTTATTCTGACATTGGACATCTTCTTGATGAAAAGTTTCGGATGGTCTACAATCTCACATATAACACTATGGCCACCCATGAGGATGTTGACACAACCATGCTGCGCAGAGCTTTATTTAACTACGTTCACTGTATGTTTGGAATCAG GTATGATGACTATGATTATGGAGAAGTTAATCAATTACTTGAAAGAAGCCTGAAGGTTTACATTAAAACAGTGACCTGCTATCCTGAGAGGACTACAAAACGCATGTATGATAGTTACTGGCGGCAGTTCAAACACTCAGAAAAG GTTCATGTCAATCTACTTTTAATGGAAGCACGAATGCAAGCTGAACTTCTCTATGCTCTTCGTGCCATAACTCGGCATTTGACCTGA